One Streptomyces sp. BA2 DNA window includes the following coding sequences:
- a CDS encoding DUF6302 family protein: MRVVVIQAPRKAYDFEYYEQRLADTWLLEKSLALRTLRMPFLAVPVGGTRRGGYYPVSCFCIALRVRDVLLGRHGFPDPRVNWSTDPNAHGVVEWGERHPWLSDEDVLGRFYGYSDAAIARDKTRRADTAPAPQTPCSVFYPFRSPAAQ, from the coding sequence GTGAGAGTCGTCGTGATACAGGCCCCGCGAAAGGCGTACGACTTCGAGTACTACGAGCAGCGGCTCGCCGACACGTGGCTCCTGGAGAAGAGCCTGGCCTTGCGCACGCTGCGCATGCCCTTCCTGGCGGTACCGGTCGGCGGCACGCGCCGCGGCGGCTACTACCCCGTGTCCTGCTTCTGCATCGCGCTCCGGGTCCGTGACGTCCTCCTGGGCCGGCACGGATTTCCTGATCCGCGCGTGAACTGGTCGACCGACCCGAATGCTCACGGCGTCGTCGAGTGGGGAGAAAGACACCCTTGGCTCAGTGATGAGGACGTACTCGGGCGGTTCTACGGCTACAGCGATGCCGCCATCGCTCGCGACAAGACCCGCCGCGCAGACACTGCGCCCGCCCCCCAGACGCCCTGCTCGGTGTTCTACCCATTCCGCTCCCCCGCGGCTCAGTAA
- a CDS encoding DUF5999 family protein, whose protein sequence is MCQHKPPCPTATQPDRDAARPVTRYDVVGCTRLCNGVLLFDDTGELLPDGSIVAPHRPLGLTGAASCPP, encoded by the coding sequence ATGTGCCAGCACAAGCCCCCCTGCCCCACGGCCACCCAGCCGGATCGCGACGCCGCCCGGCCGGTGACGCGATACGACGTCGTGGGTTGTACGCGGTTGTGCAACGGCGTCCTGCTCTTCGACGACACTGGCGAGCTGCTGCCGGATGGCTCGATAGTCGCTCCGCACCGCCCTCTCGGCCTGACGGGAGCAGCCTCATGCCCACCATGA
- a CDS encoding ATP-binding protein: MNSFTGDTVKSLGAAPGMQSNHATTTLHAAAHPFVTDTPMWQRSKSLGLSAASGWSTNDLAVMAAGNARLHTRTLLAMVRWPGEIKMAARVAAVLVDNAVRHGRTVPARTSLALIGTGQLLIEVADGNPTFPGYCEVLKRPTEPERRRPGLWQVQYFGAKLTYAVHEDGAGKTVQAAFPPVPTTARGR; the protein is encoded by the coding sequence ATGAACTCCTTCACTGGCGACACCGTCAAGAGCCTTGGCGCTGCGCCCGGCATGCAGTCGAACCATGCAACCACCACGCTGCACGCTGCTGCGCACCCCTTCGTGACCGATACCCCGATGTGGCAGCGGTCCAAGTCCCTTGGACTGAGCGCGGCCAGCGGCTGGAGCACAAACGACCTCGCGGTAATGGCGGCCGGGAATGCACGGCTGCATACCCGCACGCTCCTCGCCATGGTGCGTTGGCCCGGAGAAATTAAGATGGCTGCGCGTGTGGCCGCTGTACTCGTCGACAACGCTGTCCGCCACGGCCGCACCGTTCCGGCCAGGACGAGTCTCGCCTTGATCGGCACGGGGCAACTCCTGATCGAGGTGGCGGACGGCAATCCGACTTTTCCGGGGTACTGCGAGGTCCTGAAGCGGCCGACCGAGCCCGAACGTCGCAGGCCCGGTCTGTGGCAGGTCCAGTACTTCGGCGCGAAGCTCACGTACGCGGTGCACGAGGACGGGGCGGGCAAGACGGTGCAGGCCGCGTTCCCGCCAGTGCCGACCACTGCGAGAGGTCGGTGA
- a CDS encoding DUF6415 family natural product biosynthesis protein produces the protein MSTTMANPQSTAAGACGASVVNAAIADPKPAQRDGQWNPPLRSDQLRLVRDRLVAWTPLNLEVIFDDLDAAIGSQPPTAATIAALLERLRGHLKRLCDIAVADPKLSGLIERGRLVWDERLPADYQDAVGLARRLAFMLERLIEDCAIEGADDA, from the coding sequence GTGAGCACCACCATGGCCAACCCGCAATCCACTGCGGCCGGTGCATGCGGTGCATCCGTGGTGAATGCCGCCATAGCCGACCCGAAGCCCGCCCAGCGCGACGGACAGTGGAACCCGCCTCTCCGCAGTGACCAGTTGCGGTTAGTTCGGGATCGACTCGTTGCCTGGACACCTCTCAACCTGGAAGTGATCTTCGACGACCTCGACGCAGCGATTGGTAGCCAGCCACCGACCGCGGCCACTATCGCGGCGCTGCTCGAGCGGCTTCGCGGCCACCTGAAGCGGCTCTGTGACATCGCTGTCGCTGACCCGAAGTTGAGTGGGCTTATCGAGCGAGGGCGCCTCGTCTGGGATGAACGTCTGCCGGCCGACTATCAGGACGCTGTCGGCCTCGCCCGGCGCTTGGCCTTCATGCTCGAAAGGCTGATCGAGGACTGCGCCATCGAGGGAGCCGACGATGCATGA